From a single Maritimibacter sp. DP1N21-5 genomic region:
- a CDS encoding sarcosine oxidase subunit delta, translating to MLILTCPYCGVDACETELAPGGEAHVKRAGPGSDDAAFESYMFDRANPKGAHLERWRHAYGCGKWFLAARDTVTLQVFGTYPAQTTEPPANVLAEIRKVHPNWEWSA from the coding sequence GTGCTGATCCTCACTTGTCCCTATTGCGGCGTGGACGCCTGCGAGACGGAGCTTGCCCCCGGTGGCGAGGCCCATGTGAAGCGGGCCGGCCCCGGTTCCGACGACGCGGCCTTCGAGAGCTACATGTTCGACCGCGCCAACCCCAAGGGCGCGCATCTTGAGCGCTGGCGGCACGCTTATGGTTGCGGGAAGTGGTTCCTTGCCGCGCGCGATACCGTGACGCTTCAGGTCTTTGGCACCTATCCCGCCCAGACCACCGAGCCGCCCGCCAATGTGCTGGCCGAAATCCGTAAAGTGCACCCGAACTGGGAGTGGAGCGCATGA
- a CDS encoding sarcosine oxidase subunit gamma — protein sequence MSQGFATVRDTGPRGMITLRGKGETLSAFARVMGVALPDTLGVSQGEGAALAWMSPDELMVICDYDAAPGLAAQLSASVEGQHALVAVVSDARSIFAVEGKLAGDVLAKVSPAEVGAVAPGQIRRTRFAQVAGAFWPTEAGFAAMCFRSQSVYVFGLLTNAAKQGSELKL from the coding sequence ATGTCCCAGGGGTTCGCCACGGTGCGCGACACCGGACCGCGCGGCATGATCACCCTGCGCGGCAAGGGCGAGACGCTGAGTGCCTTCGCCCGCGTTATGGGCGTGGCCCTGCCTGACACACTGGGCGTGTCGCAGGGCGAGGGCGCCGCGCTCGCCTGGATGTCGCCGGACGAGCTTATGGTGATTTGCGACTACGACGCCGCACCGGGGCTTGCCGCGCAGCTTTCGGCCTCGGTCGAAGGTCAACATGCTTTGGTCGCTGTCGTGTCCGATGCCCGGTCGATCTTCGCGGTGGAAGGCAAGCTCGCGGGTGACGTGCTCGCCAAAGTCTCGCCCGCCGAGGTCGGCGCGGTCGCTCCGGGTCAGATCCGACGCACCCGTTTCGCACAGGTCGCGGGCGCCTTCTGGCCGACCGAGGCCGGGTTCGCGGCGATGTGTTTTCGCAGCCAGTCGGTCTATGTCTTCGGTCTGCTCACGAACGCCGCCAAGCAGGGCTCGGAACTGAAGCTCTGA
- a CDS encoding sarcosine oxidase subunit alpha family protein: MSYRLDGKGRLLDRSKKLRFTFNGRQMSGYAGDTLASALLGEGQVMQGRSFKYHRPRGVVASGVEEPNALMNLGTGARFEPNQRATTTPLFDGLTARSQNHWPSLDFDIGAVNDLAARFLSAGFYYKTFMFPRFAWHKLYEPFIRQSAGLGAVPKEPDADTYEHTYHHTDVLIIGGGVAGLAAAKAAAAGGVRVMVLEQTPHWGGRAPVDGGEIDGMSPEDWIKATVEDLEKAENVTLRLNCMGAGVYDHGYVLGYERLADATPADGRPRHRLWRIRTRQIVTATGAIERPLSFPGNDVPGVMLASAVRDYVVNWGVAPGKRVVVVTNNDDAYLTAEVLKENGIEVPAIIDARPTVTNPRAGRLRKQGVQILTGKAIAGVKGKRVVQSVLVSELAGAGGAGEVIACDAVAMSGGWSPVVHLWSHCGGKLLWDEREAMFVPDATRPPKGADGAGFVSTAGASSGKLWLADAVADAFEAGRQAAKAAGGTLTRKAAPKVPEVSRQPIMPVWIMPTGAGPEKRMKMWLDYQNDVKVSDVQLAAREGYASVEHTKRYTTLGMATDQGKLSNINGLAILSDALGQGIPQTGTTTFRPPYTPISMGAIGGEARGPLFQPIRQTPMADWHQSHGADWEPVGHWRRVYAYQRPGETVHEAVNREILNTRQNVGMLDASTLGKILVKGPDAGKFLDMLYTNMMSTLPVGKCRYGLMCNENGFLSDDGVVVRLSEDSWLCHTTTGGADRIHGHMEDWLQCEWWDWQVYTANLTEQYAQVAVAGPNARKVLEALGGMDVSKDAMPFMTWAEGTLGGFPARVYRISFSGELAYEIAVPANHGAALWEKLIEVGADFDLAPYGTEAMHIMRAEKGFIMIGDESDGTVIPQDLGLGWAISKKKSDYLGKRAQERVDMARPDRWQLVGLATLDGTVIPDGAYCVAPGVNANGQRNMIGRVTSTYYSPTVGKGIAMGLIERGPERMGEVVDFGTLDGTGTIIKAKIVDPVFYDKEGAKADV; the protein is encoded by the coding sequence ATGAGTTATCGTCTGGACGGCAAGGGTCGGCTCCTCGACCGCAGCAAGAAACTTCGTTTCACCTTCAACGGGCGCCAGATGTCCGGCTACGCGGGCGACACCCTAGCCTCCGCGCTTCTGGGCGAAGGTCAGGTCATGCAGGGGCGGTCTTTCAAATATCACCGACCGCGTGGCGTCGTCGCCTCGGGTGTGGAAGAGCCGAACGCGCTCATGAATCTCGGCACGGGTGCGCGGTTCGAGCCGAACCAGCGCGCCACCACGACACCGCTTTTCGACGGGCTGACCGCCCGAAGCCAGAACCACTGGCCCTCGCTCGATTTCGACATCGGCGCGGTGAACGACCTTGCCGCGCGGTTCCTGTCGGCAGGCTTCTACTACAAGACCTTCATGTTCCCGCGCTTTGCCTGGCACAAGCTCTACGAGCCCTTCATCCGGCAATCCGCGGGCCTCGGCGCCGTTCCGAAAGAGCCGGACGCGGATACCTATGAACACACCTACCACCACACCGACGTGCTGATCATCGGCGGTGGTGTCGCCGGGCTCGCGGCGGCCAAGGCCGCGGCGGCGGGCGGCGTGCGCGTCATGGTGCTGGAACAGACCCCGCATTGGGGCGGTCGCGCGCCAGTTGACGGGGGCGAGATCGACGGTATGTCGCCGGAGGACTGGATCAAGGCCACGGTCGAAGATCTTGAAAAGGCAGAGAATGTCACGCTGCGCCTGAACTGCATGGGGGCAGGGGTCTATGACCACGGCTACGTGCTGGGCTACGAGCGTCTCGCCGATGCGACTCCCGCCGACGGTCGCCCGCGCCACCGCCTCTGGCGTATCCGGACCCGCCAGATCGTGACCGCGACCGGCGCCATCGAGCGGCCTTTGTCGTTCCCCGGCAACGATGTTCCGGGCGTGATGCTCGCCTCGGCGGTGCGCGACTATGTCGTGAACTGGGGCGTCGCCCCGGGCAAGCGCGTCGTCGTCGTGACCAACAACGACGATGCCTACCTCACCGCCGAAGTCTTGAAGGAGAACGGCATCGAGGTGCCCGCGATCATCGACGCGCGGCCTACTGTGACCAACCCGCGTGCCGGACGCCTGCGCAAACAGGGCGTGCAGATCCTGACCGGCAAGGCGATTGCCGGCGTGAAGGGCAAGCGCGTGGTCCAGTCGGTGCTGGTCAGCGAGCTTGCCGGGGCCGGTGGCGCGGGCGAGGTCATCGCCTGTGACGCGGTGGCCATGTCGGGCGGCTGGTCGCCGGTCGTGCACCTGTGGTCTCATTGCGGCGGCAAACTCCTCTGGGACGAGCGCGAAGCGATGTTCGTTCCCGATGCGACCCGGCCGCCGAAAGGCGCCGACGGGGCGGGCTTTGTCTCGACCGCCGGCGCGTCTTCCGGCAAGCTCTGGCTCGCCGATGCTGTCGCCGATGCTTTCGAGGCGGGCCGTCAGGCCGCCAAGGCGGCGGGCGGCACGCTCACCCGCAAGGCCGCGCCCAAGGTGCCCGAAGTCAGCCGCCAGCCGATCATGCCGGTCTGGATCATGCCCACGGGCGCCGGCCCCGAGAAGCGCATGAAAATGTGGCTCGATTACCAGAACGATGTGAAGGTCTCGGACGTTCAGCTTGCGGCCCGCGAGGGGTATGCGAGCGTCGAGCACACCAAGCGCTACACCACGCTCGGTATGGCCACGGATCAGGGGAAACTTTCCAATATCAATGGCTTGGCCATTCTTTCTGATGCATTGGGTCAAGGCATTCCGCAGACTGGCACCACCACCTTCCGCCCGCCCTATACGCCCATCTCCATGGGCGCGATCGGCGGCGAGGCGCGCGGGCCGCTCTTTCAGCCGATCCGCCAGACGCCGATGGCCGACTGGCACCAGAGCCACGGCGCGGATTGGGAGCCGGTGGGCCACTGGCGCCGCGTCTATGCCTACCAGCGCCCCGGCGAGACGGTGCATGAGGCGGTCAACCGCGAAATCCTGAACACGCGGCAGAACGTCGGCATGCTCGATGCGTCCACGCTGGGCAAGATCCTCGTCAAAGGGCCGGACGCGGGCAAGTTCCTCGACATGCTCTATACGAACATGATGTCGACGCTCCCTGTCGGTAAATGCCGCTATGGCCTCATGTGCAACGAGAACGGGTTTCTGTCGGATGACGGGGTGGTCGTGCGCCTGTCCGAGGACAGTTGGCTCTGCCATACCACAACGGGCGGGGCTGACCGCATCCACGGGCACATGGAGGACTGGCTCCAGTGCGAATGGTGGGACTGGCAGGTCTATACGGCGAACCTGACCGAGCAATACGCGCAGGTCGCCGTGGCCGGACCCAACGCCCGCAAGGTGCTCGAAGCGCTTGGCGGCATGGATGTGTCGAAGGACGCGATGCCGTTCATGACCTGGGCCGAGGGCACGCTGGGCGGTTTTCCGGCGCGGGTCTATCGCATCAGCTTCTCGGGAGAGCTCGCCTATGAGATCGCCGTGCCTGCCAACCACGGCGCCGCACTGTGGGAGAAGCTGATCGAGGTCGGCGCGGACTTCGATCTTGCTCCCTATGGCACCGAGGCGATGCACATCATGCGGGCCGAGAAGGGCTTCATCATGATCGGTGATGAAAGCGACGGCACGGTCATCCCGCAGGACCTTGGCCTCGGCTGGGCGATCTCGAAGAAAAAATCCGACTACCTCGGCAAACGCGCGCAGGAACGTGTCGATATGGCCCGGCCCGACCGCTGGCAGCTCGTGGGCCTCGCCACGCTCGACGGCACAGTGATCCCGGACGGGGCTTATTGCGTGGCCCCCGGCGTGAACGCCAACGGCCAACGCAACATGATCGGGCGCGTTACCTCGACCTACTACAGCCCCACCGTGGGCAAGGGGATTGCGATGGGCCTGATCGAACGGGGGCCGGAGCGTATGGGCGAGGTCGTCGATTTCGGAACCCTCGACGGCACGGGAACGATTATCAAGGCCAAGATCGTGGACCCGGTGTTCTATGACAAGGAAGGAGCCAAGGCCGATGTCTGA
- a CDS encoding superoxide dismutase, whose protein sequence is MAFELPDLPYAHDALADLGMSKETMEYHHDIHHKAYVDNGNKLIAGTEWEGKSVEEIVKGTYDANAVAQSGIFNNASQHWNHTQFWEMMGPQDGMPGEVEKALTEAFGSVDKFKEDFAGAGAGQFGSGWAWLVKDTDGSLKVTKTENGVNPLCFGQTALLGCDVWEHSYYIDFRNKRPAYLTNFLDKLVNWENVASRM, encoded by the coding sequence ATGGCTTTTGAACTTCCCGATCTTCCCTACGCCCACGACGCGCTGGCCGATCTCGGCATGTCGAAGGAGACGATGGAGTATCACCACGACATCCACCACAAGGCCTATGTCGACAACGGCAACAAGCTGATTGCCGGGACCGAGTGGGAAGGCAAGTCGGTCGAAGAGATCGTCAAGGGCACCTACGACGCGAATGCCGTGGCGCAGTCCGGCATCTTCAACAACGCCTCGCAGCACTGGAATCACACGCAGTTCTGGGAAATGATGGGCCCGCAGGACGGCATGCCGGGTGAAGTCGAAAAGGCGCTCACCGAAGCCTTCGGGTCGGTCGACAAGTTCAAGGAAGACTTCGCCGGCGCCGGCGCCGGTCAGTTCGGCTCGGGCTGGGCCTGGCTCGTCAAGGACACCGACGGGTCGCTCAAGGTCACCAAGACCGAAAACGGCGTGAACCCGCTCTGCTTCGGCCAGACCGCGCTGCTGGGCTGCGACGTGTGGGAACACTCCTACTACATCGACTTCCGCAACAAGCGTCCCGCCTACCTCACGAACTTCCTCGACAAGCTCGTGAACTGGGAAAACGTCGCCTCGCGGATGTGA